Within the Gloeobacter kilaueensis JS1 genome, the region TGCGATGAGTAGTTGGTCAGCTCGATGTGCTCGAACACGCCGCCGCAGAGGACGATGCTGCGGCTGATGCCGACGCTGTCGGGTTGCAGGCCGCCTTCCTCGAAGCTGTTGGTCATCCGCATCGTCGCCGCGTAACCGGCATCGGCGGTGCCCGAGAGCAAAACCGGCGGCTGGCCATTGAGGCGCAGTTCCATGCGCGAGAGATAGCGCGTATCGGCGCAAAAAAGGCCCATGCTCGTCGTCCGGCAGTTGCCCGGAATGTTGCCCAGGGCGTCGCACACTAAAAATATATCGTTTTCTTTGAGGGTGCGCAGGGGTGTGAGGGCGTCCGTGTAGTTGCAGGACCAGCCTTCCAGCGGCTGCTCGTTCAGTACGAAGCTTTCCATTGAGGTGTTGAATGACTGTCGATGGTGCGGTCCTGGGTAGTTTTTGGACCATTCACCACGATAGCCAACCCGGCAGGCGATCCGCCGGGTCGGCGGGCCAGAATCCCGAGATTTTGGTTATTTCTGGCCCATCAGGGCGGCCTTTGCCCTGGCGGTGAGCGAACCGTTGCGGCTGGCGAGCACCTGCAGGTAAGCCGCCTCGTAGCCGTCGGTCATCCGTTCGACCGTAAAGGTGCTCATCACGTGGTCGCGGCACGCCTGACGGCTGATCGTCCGGATCTGGCCCAGCCGCTCGGCCATCTCATCGACGCTATTTACCAGATAGCCCGTCACCCCGTCGCGGATTACCTCCGGCGCTGCACCGAGAGCCATGCCGATGACCGGCGTTCCGCAGGCCATCGACTCGATCATCACCAGGCCAAAGGGCTCGCGCCAGGTAATCGGAAACAGCGTCGCCACCGCCCCACCCAGAAGCTCCGCCTTCTGGTGGTGGCTCACTTCTCCCAGGTACTGGATCTGAACGCCGTCGATGAGCGGCTCTACCTGCTCGCTATAAAAGCGGCGGTCCACCGGATCGACTTTGCCGGCCATCTTGAGCGTCCAGCCGGTGCGGCGCGCCACCTCGATGGCCTGCAGCGGTCCTTTTTCAGGCGAGATCCGCCCGACAAAGGCAAGGTACGGTTCCTGCGCCGACTCAGCCCGAAACTGGTAGAGCTGCGAGTCGATGCCGTTGTAGACGGTGCTGCAGTAGTTGAGGCCGAGACCCGGTTCACGCTGGGCGTCGCTGATGCTCACAAACGGTTGCTGGGCACACTGGCGATAGATCCGGCTGTTGTCTGGGGTGAAGATGCCGTGCAGGGTATGGACTGTCGGTGTCTTGACCAGCCCCGAATAGGAAAGCGCAACACAGCCGACGTGAGAATGGATGATGTCGAACTGGTCGGCCCGCTGGTAGACGCGGCTCATCTGCATCATCTCGTAGATGCCGTGCTCGCGGACATGAGGATCGAGGCGCAAAGCCCGCTCATGGACAGCGTTGAGCCGGGCCAGCGTCTCGGAATCTCCCGAGGCGAACAGGGTCACTTCGTGTCCCCGCCGCACCAGTTCGTCGGTCAACAGTCCTACCACCAGCTCGATGCCGCCGTAACCTGGAGGGGGAACGCGCTCATAGAGCGGAGCAACCTGGGCAATTCGCATCGTCACTCTCCTTACTACTGCGCCTGTAGAGGCAGCACTGTCCTGATAGTTTAGATATATTTACGCATCGTTACAGTCACTTCCACATCCACCCTGGGAATGAGCTGCTGTGTCCAGGTAGGCTGGTGGTGCTAGAAAAAGCTTTGGCTTTACTGCAGCTACTTCCCCAGCTTCGAGTGCTAGAATCGCCCGGCAGAGCCTCGATCAACCAGTACATGCCGTTCTCTATCTACCAGGAGCATTGCGAAAATGATGTTCAAGCGGTTTTTCTGGATCGTTCCTGTTTTGTTTGCCCTTGCCGTCCCGATGGCCGCCCAGGCATTGCCGGTGGAACCGGCGGCTCTCGCTGAGCAACTGGTCGATCAACTGGTCAAGCAGGACTTCGTCGCCGCCAGTGCCAACTTCGACGATGCCGTCAAAAAGGCTCTCCCCCCCGACAAACTCGCCCAGGTCTGGAAACAGATTATCGATCAGGCCGGACCTTTTCAAAAGCGGCTCAAGACGACGGTTGCCAGAACCGGCGAGTACGACGGCGTCACCGTTACCTGTGCCTTCGAGAAGACCAACCTCGACATCAAGGTTGGATACAACTCCCAAAAGCGCGTGTCAGGATTATTCTTTGCTCCGGCTGCCACTTCCAGCCTGGAGGCACCCAATCCTGCCCAACCTGCCGCCTACCGCGAAGAACCGATCGAGCTTCCCGGCAGCGGCGGTTCTTTGCCTGGCACTCTGACGCTACCGACCGGCAAGCGTCCCTTCCCGGCGGTCGTCCTCCTGCAGGGTTCCGGCCCCGCCGACCGCGACGAGACGGTAGGAGCCAACAAACCCTTCCGCGACCTCGCCCACGGCCTGGCGGCGCACCAGATCGCCGTGTTGCGCTACGACAGGCGGACCCGCGTCTTCCCGGAGCAGTTTCAAAAGAGCACGAGCGTCACCGTGCGCGAGGAAGTGCTCGACGATGCCCGCAGTGCCCTCGCCCTGCTGCGCCGCCGAACTGACATCGATAGCAGCCGATTATTTGTTCTGGGCCACAGTCTGGGGGGAACGCTCCTGCCCAGACTGGCCCTCGAAGAGAAGGCTGTCGCAGGCTGGATCATTCTGGCCGGTTCCACCCGCCCCCTCGCCGATCTGCTTATCGAGCAACTCACCTACCTGAGCAGCATTTCCGAGAGCGAAGCCGAAAAAGCGCAACTTGCCGGCCTCAAGCAAAAAGCCGAACGCCTCAAAGATCCGGCCCTTTCTCCTGCCACACCGGCGAGCGAACTGCCGCCGGGGGCTCCGGCCAGCTACTGGCTCGACCTGCGCGGCTATCAGCCTGCCGCCGTCGCCGCGACGATCGATAAGCCCTTTTTGATCCTGCAGGGCGGGCGGGACTATCAGGTGACGACAGCCGACTTCGAGGGCTGGAAGCAGGCTCTGGCCCGTCGTCCCAACGTTCGCCTCAAGCTCTACCCCAGGCTCAATCACCTGTTCATCGCCGGTGAGGGCAAAAGCGTGCCCTCCGAATACCTCACCCCCGGTCACGTTTCAGAAGAAGTGGTTTCTGACATTGCAGGCTGGATTGCTGCTACCCGCTAAGTGCGCCAGGCCAGGCCGACCGCCTGCTCCAGCTGTGTAAGCCCGGCTTCTGCCAGCCTTTTACTCAACTCTTTGAGAATGCCGCGCACCAGCCAGGGTCCCTCGTAGATCCAGCCGGTGTAGATCTGCACGAGGCTTGCTCCGTGGACAATCTTCTCCCAGGCCGCCTCGCCGCTCGCGATCCCGCCCACGCCGATAACCGGCAACTGCCCGCCGCTGCGCCGCCAGATACGACCGACGACCTCGGTGGAGCGGTTGCGCAGTGGTGCGCCGCTCAGGCCGCCCGCTTCCTGCGCTGCCGTCTTGAGACCTGTTCTGCCGATCGTCGTGTTGGTGGCGATGATGCCTGCCAGACGATATTCCCCGCACAGGTCGATCACTTCGTCAATCGCTCCCCACTCCAGATCCGGAGCAATCTTGACCAGTAGCGGCTTCTGGCCCTGGTTTGCCGCCTGCAACCTGCCTAAAATCTCCCCGAGCCGGTCGGCCTGCTGCAACTGCCTGAGTCCTGGCGTGTTGGGGGAGCTGACGTTGACGACAAAGTAATCGCCCAGGCTATAAAGTCGCTCGAAGCTGTAGAGGTAGTCGTCGCTCGCCTGTTCTAGAGGCGTTATCTTCGATTTGCCCAGGTTGATACCCACGGGAATAGCAGTTTTTTGCCCGCTCAGCCTCCCGGCCAGACTGTCGGCTCCCTCGTTGTTGAAGCCCATGCGGTTGATCGCCGCCTGGTCGGCGGGCAGACGAAAGAGGCGGGGGCGGGGATTGCCCGGCTGGGCGTGGCGGGTGACCGTGCCCACCTCCGCAAAGCCAAAGCCCAGGTGTTCCCAGGCGGCGATTGCCTCGCCGTTTTTATCGAATCCAGCCGCCACCCCGATCGGATTGGCGAACGAGAGCCCCCAGAGCGACATTTCCAGAGCCGGATCGGTGTGGCTGAACCAGCGATCCAGCTGTCCCGCCCAGGGCTGCTTCGCCATCCAGCTCAAAGTGGCAAGTGCCCGGCGGTGAGCGTCTTCGGGGTCG harbors:
- a CDS encoding glycosyltransferase family 4 protein; this translates as MRIAQVAPLYERVPPPGYGGIELVVGLLTDELVRRGHEVTLFASGDSETLARLNAVHERALRLDPHVREHGIYEMMQMSRVYQRADQFDIIHSHVGCVALSYSGLVKTPTVHTLHGIFTPDNSRIYRQCAQQPFVSISDAQREPGLGLNYCSTVYNGIDSQLYQFRAESAQEPYLAFVGRISPEKGPLQAIEVARRTGWTLKMAGKVDPVDRRFYSEQVEPLIDGVQIQYLGEVSHHQKAELLGGAVATLFPITWREPFGLVMIESMACGTPVIGMALGAAPEVIRDGVTGYLVNSVDEMAERLGQIRTISRQACRDHVMSTFTVERMTDGYEAAYLQVLASRNGSLTARAKAALMGQK
- a CDS encoding alpha/beta fold hydrolase encodes the protein MMFKRFFWIVPVLFALAVPMAAQALPVEPAALAEQLVDQLVKQDFVAASANFDDAVKKALPPDKLAQVWKQIIDQAGPFQKRLKTTVARTGEYDGVTVTCAFEKTNLDIKVGYNSQKRVSGLFFAPAATSSLEAPNPAQPAAYREEPIELPGSGGSLPGTLTLPTGKRPFPAVVLLQGSGPADRDETVGANKPFRDLAHGLAAHQIAVLRYDRRTRVFPEQFQKSTSVTVREEVLDDARSALALLRRRTDIDSSRLFVLGHSLGGTLLPRLALEEKAVAGWIILAGSTRPLADLLIEQLTYLSSISESEAEKAQLAGLKQKAERLKDPALSPATPASELPPGAPASYWLDLRGYQPAAVAATIDKPFLILQGGRDYQVTTADFEGWKQALARRPNVRLKLYPRLNHLFIAGEGKSVPSEYLTPGHVSEEVVSDIAGWIAATR
- a CDS encoding quinone-dependent dihydroorotate dehydrogenase; the encoded protein is MDVYRNILRPVLFRLDPEDAHRRALATLSWMAKQPWAGQLDRWFSHTDPALEMSLWGLSFANPIGVAAGFDKNGEAIAAWEHLGFGFAEVGTVTRHAQPGNPRPRLFRLPADQAAINRMGFNNEGADSLAGRLSGQKTAIPVGINLGKSKITPLEQASDDYLYSFERLYSLGDYFVVNVSSPNTPGLRQLQQADRLGEILGRLQAANQGQKPLLVKIAPDLEWGAIDEVIDLCGEYRLAGIIATNTTIGRTGLKTAAQEAGGLSGAPLRNRSTEVVGRIWRRSGGQLPVIGVGGIASGEAAWEKIVHGASLVQIYTGWIYEGPWLVRGILKELSKRLAEAGLTQLEQAVGLAWRT